The Pseudosulfitobacter pseudonitzschiae genome includes a region encoding these proteins:
- the dnaK gene encoding molecular chaperone DnaK, with protein MAKVIGIDLGTTNSCIAIMDGSQPRVIENAEGARTTPSIVAFTDDERLVGQPAKRQAVTNPDNTIFGVKRLIGRRNDDADLAKDKKNLPFTVIDGGNGDAWVQAKGEKYSPSQISAFILGKMKETAESYLGEEVTQAVITVPAYFNDAQRQATKDAGKIAGLEVLRIINEPTAAALAYGLDKENTQTIAVYDLGGGTFDVTILEIDDGLFEVKSTNGDTFLGGEDFDMRIVNYLAGEFKKEHNVDLTQDKMALQRLKEAAEKAKIELSSSSQTEINQPFISMGANGQPLHMVMKLTRAKLESLVGDLIKASMKPCAAALKDAGLSASDIDEVVLVGGMTRMPRVIEEVTKFFGKEPHKGVNPDEVVALGAAIQAGVLQGDVKDVVLLDVTPLSLGIETLGGVFTRLIDRNTTIPTKKSQIFSTAEDNQNAVTIRCFQGEREMAADNKILGAFNLENIPPAPRGMPQIEVTFDIDANGIVSVGALDKGTGKEQKITIQASGGLSDEDIEKMVKDAEENAESDKERRSLIEAKNQAESLIHSTEKSVEEHSDKVDPTTVEAIELAIAALKDEVETDNVEKIKSGIQNVTEAAMKLGEAIYKAAQDQGEDAPHAADEPRGDDDDIVDAEFEDLDDDKRA; from the coding sequence ATGGCTAAAGTCATCGGTATTGACCTTGGAACAACAAACAGCTGCATCGCCATCATGGATGGCAGCCAACCGCGCGTAATCGAAAACGCGGAAGGCGCACGTACAACACCTTCTATCGTTGCGTTCACAGACGACGAGCGTCTTGTCGGCCAGCCCGCCAAACGGCAGGCCGTGACCAACCCTGATAATACCATCTTTGGCGTCAAGCGTCTGATCGGCCGTCGCAATGACGACGCGGATTTGGCAAAAGACAAAAAGAACCTGCCCTTTACCGTCATCGACGGCGGCAATGGTGACGCATGGGTTCAGGCCAAAGGCGAGAAATATTCGCCCAGCCAGATTTCGGCCTTCATCCTCGGGAAGATGAAAGAGACCGCTGAATCCTACCTTGGCGAAGAAGTGACCCAAGCGGTTATTACCGTTCCGGCATATTTCAACGACGCCCAGCGTCAGGCCACCAAAGACGCAGGCAAAATCGCCGGTCTGGAAGTGCTGCGGATCATTAACGAACCCACAGCCGCCGCGCTGGCCTATGGTCTGGACAAAGAGAACACACAAACCATCGCGGTCTATGACCTTGGCGGCGGTACGTTCGACGTGACCATTCTGGAAATCGACGACGGCCTGTTCGAAGTGAAATCGACCAACGGCGACACCTTCTTGGGTGGTGAAGACTTTGACATGCGCATCGTCAACTATCTGGCGGGCGAGTTCAAAAAAGAACACAACGTCGATCTGACACAGGACAAGATGGCCCTGCAGCGTCTGAAAGAAGCTGCTGAAAAGGCCAAGATCGAACTGTCCTCGTCCTCGCAGACCGAGATCAACCAGCCGTTCATTTCGATGGGCGCAAACGGCCAGCCACTGCACATGGTCATGAAACTGACCCGTGCCAAGCTGGAGTCACTGGTCGGTGACCTGATCAAGGCGTCGATGAAACCCTGCGCCGCTGCGTTAAAAGACGCGGGCCTGTCAGCATCCGACATCGACGAGGTCGTTCTGGTCGGCGGTATGACCCGTATGCCCCGCGTGATCGAAGAAGTGACCAAATTCTTCGGCAAAGAGCCGCACAAGGGTGTGAACCCTGACGAAGTTGTGGCCCTTGGCGCTGCCATTCAGGCCGGTGTTCTTCAGGGCGACGTCAAAGACGTGGTTCTGCTGGACGTCACACCGCTAAGCCTTGGTATCGAAACGCTGGGTGGCGTGTTCACCCGTCTGATCGACCGCAACACTACGATCCCGACGAAAAAATCGCAGATTTTCTCGACCGCCGAAGACAACCAGAACGCCGTGACCATCCGGTGCTTCCAGGGCGAACGCGAAATGGCAGCCGACAACAAGATCCTTGGTGCCTTCAACCTTGAAAACATCCCGCCTGCTCCGCGCGGTATGCCCCAGATCGAAGTGACTTTCGACATCGACGCCAACGGTATCGTGTCGGTCGGCGCTTTGGATAAGGGCACCGGCAAAGAGCAAAAGATCACGATCCAGGCATCGGGTGGTCTGTCCGATGAGGACATCGAGAAAATGGTCAAGGACGCAGAAGAGAATGCTGAGTCGGATAAAGAACGTCGCAGCCTGATCGAAGCGAAAAACCAAGCCGAAAGCCTGATCCATTCGACCGAAAAGTCGGTAGAAGAGCATTCGGACAAGGTCGATCCGACCACGGTCGAAGCGATCGAACTGGCCATCGCGGCACTGAAGGACGAGGTAGAAACCGACAACGTCGAAAAGATCAAATCGGGTATCCAGAACGTGACCGAAGCGGCCATGAAACTGGGCGAAGCGATCTACAAAGCGGCACAAGACCAAGGTGAAGATGCGCCGCACGCCGCTGACGAACCACGGGGCGATGATGACGATATCGTCGACGCCGAGTTCGAAGATCTCGACGACGACAAACGCGCGTAA
- a CDS encoding COG3650 family protein, whose protein sequence is MMRALATGLALLFWLAQACWAFDLPALYRVIDVAEADVLNVRTEPTVQSAITGELLHNESGVEVVALSGNGRWGRVNVGETSGWAAMRFLQPINTPTRPLRAECFGTEPFWSLSLDATHIFREPQNGSLPYRATAELTSPSNTNSIAILGHNPQSRMVATVDATQCSDGMSDRAYGLSIGLVLIGGDDPRYLTGCCSLAP, encoded by the coding sequence ATGATGCGGGCGTTGGCCACCGGACTGGCCCTTTTATTTTGGTTGGCACAAGCGTGCTGGGCCTTTGATCTGCCTGCGCTTTATCGGGTCATCGACGTGGCAGAAGCCGATGTGCTGAACGTCCGCACAGAACCCACAGTTCAAAGCGCCATCACAGGAGAGCTTTTGCACAACGAATCCGGTGTCGAGGTCGTGGCCCTTTCGGGCAATGGCAGATGGGGCCGCGTCAATGTTGGCGAAACTTCGGGCTGGGCGGCGATGCGATTCTTGCAACCTATCAACACTCCAACCCGCCCGCTGCGCGCAGAGTGCTTTGGGACCGAACCATTTTGGAGCCTGTCGCTGGACGCCACCCATATCTTTCGCGAACCCCAGAACGGTTCGCTGCCCTACCGAGCCACAGCCGAATTGACCTCGCCGAGTAACACCAACAGCATCGCCATTCTGGGCCATAATCCCCAAAGCCGGATGGTTGCGACCGTGGATGCCACCCAATGCTCGGACGGTATGTCGGATCGCGCTTATGGCCTGAGCATCGGGCTGGTGCTGATCGGTGGCGATGACCCCCGCTATCTAACCGGTTGCTGCTCACTCGCACCCTAA
- a CDS encoding alpha-ketoglutarate-dependent dioxygenase AlkB family protein encodes MTKLILRDVEIHKGFLDRAAQAEVLGSVREVVAAAPLFRPDTPYGKPMSVRMTSAGRYGWFSDRSGFRYAKQHPMGCAWPPVPQPVLNIWEKLTELQRQPDCCLINYYGEGARMGLHQDRDEADFSWPVVSVSLGDPGLFRVGNRTRGGKTESIWLESGDVVVLGGAARLTYHGVDRIKFGVGSLLPKGGRINLTLRVVD; translated from the coding sequence ATGACGAAGTTGATCCTGCGGGACGTCGAAATTCACAAAGGTTTTCTGGATCGCGCGGCGCAGGCAGAAGTTCTGGGTTCGGTGCGTGAAGTGGTGGCTGCGGCCCCGTTGTTCCGGCCTGACACGCCGTATGGTAAACCAATGTCAGTGCGCATGACGTCGGCGGGGCGCTATGGCTGGTTTTCGGACCGCAGCGGCTTTCGCTATGCCAAGCAGCACCCGATGGGGTGCGCGTGGCCGCCGGTGCCGCAACCGGTGCTGAATATTTGGGAAAAGTTGACGGAATTGCAGCGGCAGCCAGATTGTTGCCTGATAAACTACTATGGCGAAGGCGCACGCATGGGGTTGCATCAAGATCGCGACGAAGCTGATTTTTCATGGCCGGTGGTGTCGGTTTCGCTGGGCGATCCGGGTCTGTTTCGCGTTGGCAACCGGACGCGCGGCGGCAAAACCGAATCGATCTGGTTGGAAAGTGGAGATGTAGTGGTGTTGGGCGGCGCTGCGCGGCTGACCTATCACGGGGTGGACCGGATCAAATTTGGTGTGGGGTCATTGCTGCCCAAAGGCGGGCGGATCAACCTGACACTGCGCGTAGTGGATTAG
- a CDS encoding ABC transporter permease: MFQSTRKPQSGFGTAILIAELVYHSIVRNVRKTHNNAFMAIGMNMLQAVIFVLAFYVMFSVLGLRGSALRGDFLVYIMSGIFLYMTHTKTLGAVVGSEGPASPMMQHAPMNTIISIASAALGTLYIQVLSLFMILFIYHVAFVPLEIDKPIAAFGMLLLAWFTGLALGLVLLSIKPWFPNFVSIFTTIYQRANMIASGKMFVANTLPSFMLAMFDWNPLFHCIDQARGFAFINYAPRYSSIEYPIYVGIVLVMIGLMGEFYTRRHASLSWGARR; encoded by the coding sequence ATGTTCCAATCTACGCGCAAGCCGCAGTCAGGCTTTGGCACAGCGATCCTGATAGCCGAACTGGTTTATCATTCGATTGTGCGAAACGTCCGCAAGACGCACAACAATGCATTTATGGCCATCGGCATGAACATGCTACAGGCCGTGATCTTTGTGTTGGCCTTCTATGTGATGTTCTCGGTTCTGGGTTTGCGTGGCTCCGCGCTTCGCGGCGATTTTCTGGTTTACATCATGTCGGGGATCTTCCTTTACATGACCCACACTAAAACGCTGGGCGCGGTCGTAGGCTCGGAAGGGCCGGCAAGTCCGATGATGCAACACGCGCCGATGAACACGATCATTTCGATTGCATCGGCGGCGCTGGGCACACTGTATATCCAGGTGCTGTCGCTGTTCATGATCCTGTTCATCTATCACGTGGCCTTTGTCCCGCTTGAGATCGACAAACCGATTGCCGCCTTTGGCATGTTGCTGCTGGCATGGTTTACTGGCCTTGCGCTGGGGCTGGTGCTGTTGTCGATCAAACCCTGGTTTCCGAATTTTGTGAGCATTTTCACAACCATCTACCAACGCGCCAACATGATCGCGTCGGGCAAGATGTTTGTGGCCAATACTCTGCCCAGTTTCATGCTGGCGATGTTTGACTGGAACCCACTGTTTCACTGCATCGATCAGGCGCGCGGCTTTGCCTTCATCAATTATGCACCGCGCTACAGCAGCATCGAATACCCGATATACGTGGGCATCGTATTGGTGATGATCGGCCTGATGGGCGAATTCTACACCCGCCGCCACGCCTCGCTTAGCTGGGGCGCGCGGCGATGA